One stretch of Bacteroidia bacterium DNA includes these proteins:
- a CDS encoding HAMP domain-containing histidine kinase, producing VANIISIMKKEDRPYQQVTQVSSNYFVVSMNDSLHPYLLERLLKVEFDRRNINEDFEYVIYDCFTSKIVFSKYIPHEINEVAPDPIEPPKWDKDNHYFGVYFPHKSRYLLSEMGIWWFSSGVLLLVVAFFGYSMSVILKQKKLSEIRNDFINNMTHEFKTPVSTISITGEMLAKPGVQQDPTRISRYATIITEETTRLRNMVERLLQMSAYDREVKLNPVELDLHEIIEHSVQSMELLLNDRNGSISCKLEAPNHLLRADKVHLTNVIYNLLDNAIKYSVENPRIEIQTFNSNKYIHIQIKDNGIGMSKDAQKHIFNKFYRVSTGNIHKVKGFGLGLNYVKLIAKAHKGFVKLVESVPGKGSIFEVGLRIGE from the coding sequence GTTGCCAACATTATTTCAATCATGAAAAAGGAAGACCGGCCTTACCAGCAAGTTACTCAGGTAAGTTCCAACTATTTTGTGGTTAGCATGAATGATTCGCTTCATCCTTATTTATTGGAAAGGCTTTTGAAAGTAGAGTTTGACAGGAGAAACATTAATGAAGATTTTGAATATGTAATTTACGATTGTTTTACGAGCAAAATAGTCTTCAGCAAGTACATCCCGCATGAAATTAATGAGGTGGCACCTGATCCGATAGAACCGCCCAAATGGGATAAAGACAACCATTATTTTGGAGTTTACTTTCCTCACAAATCCAGGTATCTTCTGAGTGAAATGGGCATTTGGTGGTTTAGTTCGGGCGTATTGCTATTGGTTGTGGCATTTTTTGGGTATTCCATGAGTGTTATTTTGAAGCAGAAAAAGTTAAGTGAAATCCGAAATGACTTCATTAACAACATGACACATGAGTTTAAGACCCCGGTTTCAACAATTAGTATTACCGGAGAAATGTTAGCAAAACCCGGGGTTCAGCAAGATCCAACGCGAATTTCCAGGTATGCCACTATTATTACCGAAGAAACCACCAGGCTACGTAACATGGTTGAACGATTGTTACAAATGTCGGCCTATGACCGTGAGGTAAAGCTAAACCCTGTGGAATTGGATCTGCACGAAATAATTGAACACTCCGTACAAAGCATGGAACTGCTATTAAATGACCGAAATGGTTCCATATCTTGCAAACTTGAAGCACCTAACCACCTGCTTCGAGCCGACAAAGTTCACCTAACTAATGTAATTTATAATCTCTTGGATAATGCTATCAAGTACAGTGTTGAAAACCCGAGGATTGAAATTCAGACTTTTAATTCCAACAAGTACATCCATATTCAAATTAAAGACAATGGAATCGGAATGAGCAAGGATGCACAAAAACACATATTCAACAAATTCTACCGTGTATCAACCGGCAATATTCATAAAGTAAAAGGATTTGGATTGGGATTAAATTATGTAAAACTAATTGCAAAAGCTCATAAGGGATTTGTAAAACTGGTAGAAAGCGTTCCGGGAAAAGGAAGTATTTTTGAAGTAGGGTTAAGAATCGGGGAATAA